From Oryza sativa Japonica Group chromosome 4, ASM3414082v1, one genomic window encodes:
- the LOC4336838 gene encoding uncharacterized protein isoform X2, whose product METPRHDDESHGGAAATALLHEMLLRARRDGEEPELSDEQLRSNDQLQEDEMLALEAIYGDNISILSAKDGLRCFQVHVHCEIPDGISVSAELSRDDNRDQNSRFFDTFSVQHLAPISFTCLMPPSYPSHHAPYFTLSSQWLDTVKVSSLCLMLDTIWSQQLGLEVVYGWVQWLQSSALSHLGFNDGIVIQQPDSMMGPVDVRVVAEIVSVESAVQWLISYNEEQCHESFLIGLHDCMICFTERAGIDFIKLPCGHYFCQRCMETYSRMHVAEGTVLKLLCPNDKCGDIIPPSLLKRMLGDKDFERWERLTLQKTLDSMSDVAYCPRCVTACLEDEENNAQCSKCFFSFCTRCRYLRHIGERCISPEEKLLSLQDRNKVRQLSKGNFARRINLANEISSIKEVLRSSVLCPHCGTAISRVSGCDHMLCSNCRQPFCYSCGKPLHRGHSSEQCRIDQENSAGETLKVNPSSLITEMKKELVEERSRQHPCSTCRQLNPKMGNNNHIFCWACQVHYCALCRMVVRKSSEHYGPRGCKQHSVDP is encoded by the exons CGAGATGCTGCTCCGGGCTCGCCGGGATGGGGAGGAGCCGGAGCTGTCGGACGAGCAGCTGCGCTCCAACGACCAGCTCCAGGAAGACGAG ATGCTGGCACTAGAGGCAATTTATGGAGacaatataagcattttaaGTGCAAAGGATGGACTACGTTGTTTCCAG GTCCATGTGCACTGCGAAATTCCTGATGGCATCAGTGTATCCGCAGAGCTATCTCGGGATGATAATCGTGACCAGAACAGTCGATTCTTTGACACATTCAGCGTCCAGCACTTGGCTCCAATTTCATTCACATGCCTTATGCCTCCATCATACCCAAGCCATCATGCTCCGTACTTTACTCTCAGTTCACAGTGGTTGGACACTGTGAAAGTTTCCTCCCTTTGCCTCATGCTGGACACAATCTGGTCACAACAACTTGGACTGGAAGTAGTTTATGGGTGGGTGCAATGGCTGCAGAGCTCTGCACTTTCTCATCTTGGTTTTAATGATGGTATAGTCATACAACAGCCTGATAGTATGATGGGTCCTGTGGATGTTCGTGTTGTTGCAGAGATTGTGTCCGTAGAATCTGCTGTTCAATGGTTAATCAGCTACAATGAGGAGCAATGCCATGAATCTTTTCTAATTGGCCTTCATGACTGCATGATTTGTTTCACGGAGCGTGCAG GTATTGACTTCATTAAACTTCCATGCGGGCATTACTTTTGTCAGAGGTGCATGGAAACGTACTCAAGGATGCATGTCGCAGAAGGAACAGTGCTGAAATTGCTGTGTCCTAATGACAAGTGCGGGGACATTATTCCTCCAAGTCTACTAAAGAGGATGCTAGGAGACAAAGATTTTGAACGATGGGAAAGATTGACACTTCAGAAGACTCTAGACTCAATGTCAGACGTGGCTTACTGTCCAAGATGTGTAACAGCTTGCCTGGAAGACGAGGAGAACAACGCCCAGTGCTCCAAGTGCTTCTTCAGCTTCTGCACCCGCTGCAGATACCTTCGTCATATAGGAGAGAGATGCATTAGTCCAGAAGAAAAACTTCTTTCCTTACAG GATCGCAATAAGGTGCGTCAGTTAAGCAAAGGAAACTTTGCCAGGAGAATTAACTTGGCGAATGAGATATCCAGCATCAAGGAAGTGCTTCGTTCTTCTGTTCTGTGTCCACATTGTGGTACTGCCATCTCACGAGTATCAGGCTGCGACCACATGTTATGCAGTAACTGTAGGCAACCGTTCTGCTATTCCTGTGGCAAGCCACTGCATCGTGGCCATTCAAG TGAACAGTGCAGAATTGATCAGGAGAATTCGGCAGGAGAAACACTGAAGGTGAATCCAAGTAGTTTGATCACAGAGATGAAGAAAGAACTGGTAGAGGAACGATCAAGACAGCATCCGTGCTCGACTTGTCGCCAACTAAATCCCAAG ATGGGAAATAACAACCATATCTTCTGCTGGGCATGCCAAGTTCATTACTGTGCGCTGTGCCGCATGGTGGTGCGGAAGAGCTCGGAGCATTATGGTCCCCGTGGATGCAAGCAGCACAGTGTCGACCCCTAG
- the LOC4336838 gene encoding uncharacterized protein isoform X1, whose product METPRHDDESHGGAAATALLHEMLLRARRDGEEPELSDEQLRSNDQLQEDEMLALEAIYGDNISILSAKDGLRCFQVHVHCEIPDGISVSAELSRDDNRDQNSRFFDTFSVQHLAPISFTCLMPPSYPSHHAPYFTLSSQWLDTVKVSSLCLMLDTIWSQQLGLEVVYGWVQWLQSSALSHLGFNDGIVIQQPDSMMGPVDVRVVAEIVSVESAVQWLISYNEEQCHESFLIGLHDCMICFTERAGIDFIKLPCGHYFCQRCMETYSRMHVAEGTVLKLLCPNDKCGDIIPPSLLKRMLGDKDFERWERLTLQKTLDSMSDVAYCPRCVTACLEDEENNAQCSKCFFSFCTRCRYLRHIGERCISPEEKLLSLQDRNKVRQLSKGNFARRINLANEISSIKEVLRSSVLCPHCGTAISRVSGCDHMLCSNCRQPFCYSCGKPLHRGHSSAPSSLSEQCRIDQENSAGETLKVNPSSLITEMKKELVEERSRQHPCSTCRQLNPKMGNNNHIFCWACQVHYCALCRMVVRKSSEHYGPRGCKQHSVDP is encoded by the exons CGAGATGCTGCTCCGGGCTCGCCGGGATGGGGAGGAGCCGGAGCTGTCGGACGAGCAGCTGCGCTCCAACGACCAGCTCCAGGAAGACGAG ATGCTGGCACTAGAGGCAATTTATGGAGacaatataagcattttaaGTGCAAAGGATGGACTACGTTGTTTCCAG GTCCATGTGCACTGCGAAATTCCTGATGGCATCAGTGTATCCGCAGAGCTATCTCGGGATGATAATCGTGACCAGAACAGTCGATTCTTTGACACATTCAGCGTCCAGCACTTGGCTCCAATTTCATTCACATGCCTTATGCCTCCATCATACCCAAGCCATCATGCTCCGTACTTTACTCTCAGTTCACAGTGGTTGGACACTGTGAAAGTTTCCTCCCTTTGCCTCATGCTGGACACAATCTGGTCACAACAACTTGGACTGGAAGTAGTTTATGGGTGGGTGCAATGGCTGCAGAGCTCTGCACTTTCTCATCTTGGTTTTAATGATGGTATAGTCATACAACAGCCTGATAGTATGATGGGTCCTGTGGATGTTCGTGTTGTTGCAGAGATTGTGTCCGTAGAATCTGCTGTTCAATGGTTAATCAGCTACAATGAGGAGCAATGCCATGAATCTTTTCTAATTGGCCTTCATGACTGCATGATTTGTTTCACGGAGCGTGCAG GTATTGACTTCATTAAACTTCCATGCGGGCATTACTTTTGTCAGAGGTGCATGGAAACGTACTCAAGGATGCATGTCGCAGAAGGAACAGTGCTGAAATTGCTGTGTCCTAATGACAAGTGCGGGGACATTATTCCTCCAAGTCTACTAAAGAGGATGCTAGGAGACAAAGATTTTGAACGATGGGAAAGATTGACACTTCAGAAGACTCTAGACTCAATGTCAGACGTGGCTTACTGTCCAAGATGTGTAACAGCTTGCCTGGAAGACGAGGAGAACAACGCCCAGTGCTCCAAGTGCTTCTTCAGCTTCTGCACCCGCTGCAGATACCTTCGTCATATAGGAGAGAGATGCATTAGTCCAGAAGAAAAACTTCTTTCCTTACAG GATCGCAATAAGGTGCGTCAGTTAAGCAAAGGAAACTTTGCCAGGAGAATTAACTTGGCGAATGAGATATCCAGCATCAAGGAAGTGCTTCGTTCTTCTGTTCTGTGTCCACATTGTGGTACTGCCATCTCACGAGTATCAGGCTGCGACCACATGTTATGCAGTAACTGTAGGCAACCGTTCTGCTATTCCTGTGGCAAGCCACTGCATCGTGGCCATTCAAG TGCCCCCTCCTCTTTAAGTGAACAGTGCAGAATTGATCAGGAGAATTCGGCAGGAGAAACACTGAAGGTGAATCCAAGTAGTTTGATCACAGAGATGAAGAAAGAACTGGTAGAGGAACGATCAAGACAGCATCCGTGCTCGACTTGTCGCCAACTAAATCCCAAG ATGGGAAATAACAACCATATCTTCTGCTGGGCATGCCAAGTTCATTACTGTGCGCTGTGCCGCATGGTGGTGCGGAAGAGCTCGGAGCATTATGGTCCCCGTGGATGCAAGCAGCACAGTGTCGACCCCTAG